The genomic window ACCCAAAGTACCGCCAATTGCAAGCAGGCAAAAAGGTGTATATGTACCAGCAATTAACAAATAAACGGATGAATGATCCATCCGTTCAAATACATTCTTCACTTTCCCCTCTGGAAATCCATGATAAACCATAGAGCACCCATAAAGCATAATAAGTGAAACTGAATAAATAACCATACTGACTGTATATAAGGTATCATTCATCCTCATACCTTTTATGACGAGTAGAACTAAAGCAGCAATACCAAGTAACATCCCAATTCCATGGGCAATTGAATGGGCAATTTCTTCTCCAAGAGAAAAATGTTTTCTAACAACTACTATTTTAAGTTTGTTCATCCCGCACCTCCATAAAACGCACAAGCGCCAAATAATATAATTTTAAGAGGATTATATTTTGATACTATTATTACTCTTTATTATAATCTACTCTTCAGTCATTTTAAACAGTAACTTTATCAAGGTATTCTGCAACATAGCTAAAATATATTTTTTATTGTTCTCAATACACTTCCCACCTAATTAAGTTATTTATGATATGGTTCACCGCATCATTGGATCTGCAATTTTATTTATAATAAAACAATTCTTAGGACAAATCGCTAACTTAACTTGAAATAATGCTACTCAACGACTTTTTGATATCGTTTTTATAAAGTCCTCCATGGTAGCAAATAATTCTATCTATTTCATATTTCATTAATTTAATAATTGATTCTTTTGCAGCTACCATATCTAAAGTATATTGTGTATTTGCAATAGCAAGCATATTATTTTCAATAACTAATGCATCTCCAGCAATCAATGTTCTATTCGTTTTAATGTAAATGGACATATGCCCTGGCATATGTCCTGGAGTAGTAACTATTTCAATACCTCCACAACAATCAAAAAAATCCTTGTCCTTTACGCATATATCAACAGCACAGGGCTCTACTGATTCAAGTATGCTATGAAAAGTTTTTGCTCCCTCTTTTTCTCCCTCTGACAAAAAATCATATATAGATTCTGCCTGTTGTAGTCTTAATGATTTTTTACTTCCATTAATATACTTTGCATCATCTATGGATGCCATTACCTTTATAGAAGGATACTTTCTTTTAAATGCCGCTAAAGACCCTATATGATCGAAATCGTGGTGCGTTATAATTATCTTAGACAATTTTTTTATATCAATCCCTCTAATTATTGCTTCCTGTTCTATCACTGATAAAAAATTTGGGTATCCGCAGTCAACCAAAATCATTTCCTCTTCACCTTCAATTATTACTGGATAAATCTTATTTGTTTCATCATTAAAACCAACCTTGATTTCTAGAATATTAATTTTATTCATATTACATCCTCCTACCATTGCATACTCTCACATCCAATTATATTCATAATACCATTAACACAAGTTCTTTGGTGACCATAATCATTTCTGTATTATCTTTGACCCTTTAATAAAAAAGACACTTGATGTTTTCTATTATCAAGTATCTTTTGGATATTTTTATTTTCTTCATATTTTATATGCTCTAAGGATTCTTCTAATGCTATTTTCGGTAAGATAATACTGCTTAGCAAGAGCTTTTATGGGCGTTCCTTTAAGGTGTTTATTAATAATTTCCATATTTCTTTTCTTTATTTCATTCTTATATCCACTATTTTCTCCCCAGCCTTTTTTATTTTCAGCTTTTCTAGGTATATAGATATATTGCCCATCAGCATATTGCTGAAGCAGTTCAATAATATCTTTTGGTAATAGGTTTTGTGCCTTTTCATATTTCATAATCTTTGCTCCTATTCAATATTATTTTTTATTAATATTGAAGCAAAGACTGCATAAAGTTATTTTATCAAATCTCTCTTTAAAAATGGCCCCAAACAAAGTTCATCTTTGTTTTTACAGTCTTTGCTTGGAGCCAAATCCAATAACTAACTTATCTTGCTTACTCATAAAGGCTTCCTCCTTTTTGCTACCATTCACTTTATCTATATTATTATTATAAATTAGATTTCTTTATTTATCTATTAGATTGTAAGCTTGCTCAAAATAGCCGTCATTTGTAGTACGGTTCATCGTACTGTCTCTCCTATTTGTTAGACTTTTTACTTACCTATTTTAATTAATAAGGCGGCCATTATCATTCCATGAGCCATACATCTTGCCTTGTTTAGTATTTTGTATAAACTTATCCAACCTCTTCATAAATAATTCCTGTTGGTTTTTCACCTGTTGGATTGTGTCTATTCTTACTCTCCTATACAACTCAGGGAAATTCATAAAATTTTCATAGACCAACACATCTTCTTTCAATCTTTTTTCTATGAATCTGTCAATTGTAAAAGAATGACTACTCATATCAGGTAACACCTTTCTTCCCTCATCAGTCATAAGTCTAAGCTTTTCAAGACGGCGTACACGTTCTTTATTCAATTCGGTCCATGAACTTTTTTTATTTCTAGGGGATAGTCGCTGAACAAGCTTATTTTTGGAATTTTTCTTCTTAACTCCATCAATCCATCCAAAACACAAAGCCTCCTCAACTACGTCCAGGTATAATAATGTACCTGATTTCGGGGTAATACTTATCTCTACCCAACAACATTTTTCAGTTGAATAATTATCTTGTAACCAAGTCCGTAACTCTTCTCTTGTTCTTACATCAAGTAAATTTTCGATATCTATGATTAACCCCCTCCTTTCATATTAATATTAACCGCAATGATCTTTATTAATTAATTTTATGATTTGATTACTTATTGTTAGTATATCAATGAATCCCTGTCAACTGTAGGTATCCCTCATCATTCTATAATACCCAAAAAACCCCGAACCTCCAACTGCTTGCCAGAAATTCGTGGGTTATAATTATTATATAAGGTATCTGAAAGCTCATAACCCGCTATAAAACGAGAATGTCAATCTATTATAGTTTTGAAATATATACTTAACTCCATATAGCACTGGCATCAGTAGCACTTCTATTCAAACGTGAAAAATCTGTTTTAACAAATGAAATAGTTGATAATACTAGGAATATTACGCCTATAAAAACAATAATAGCAAAAGACATAACTGGCGTAACAATAAAACCATTAATATTAATGGCGAGTCCCTCTTTTACAAGTTGAGCCATTGATAAATTGGTTTTTTCTAGTACAATCATCCGAAAGCATGCAGTTGCATAAGTCATTGGATTAATATAAGCAATATATCTAAGTCCACCAGGCAGCATGGATATAGGAATGTAGGCACCGGATAAGAAAGTAAACGGCATTGTTACTGCTGTCTTAACAATCTGGAAGGTTTGACCGTTGCGTACCTTTGTTGCCATAAAAAGCCCTACTCCTGAAAAAACCAAGCCAATACTGATCATTACAATTAAGATATATATAGGCGTAGTCCATGTCGTAAACTTAATACCAATAAATAGTCCAATCACCAAAATCAAGATGCCTTGCACCGTAGCTACCGTAGCTGCCGATAACAATTGTCCCATTGCAACAGCTATTCGCTTTGCCGGAGAAACTAGAACCTCTTTCATAAACCCGCTTACCATATCATCAACAGTTGTTGAGGCTAAATTAAGGGAACTTTCAAATACCGTTGTAATAATAACACCTGAAAGCATATAGGCTATAGGGTTGTCTATAGCGTCATTTTTAAAAATTGCACTAAATACATAAACAAAGAAAAATGGAAAGATCAAAGAAAATATTAATCCTGTTTTATTTCTAACAAAGGCTTTTAGCCCCCTTTTCCATAATGCAAAAATAGTATTCATATTAAGCCTCCTCTCTAATCTTTTTGCCTGTTATCTCCAAAAAGACGTCATTAAATGTACCTTTTTTAATCTCTATATTGGTTATATCTGCTTTATGCACGCTAATCAGCTGTAATAACCCCTCCAAGTCTTCAGCTTCCACCTTATAGTAACCCTCTTTTTTCACATAGCCTAATTCATACTGTTCTAAAAGCTGCTCAAGTTCTACTTCATTCTTTGTGTTAATATAGGCTTTATCCTTCGTATACATTTTTTTAAGTGCATAAGGTGTATCATGAGCCACAATAACACCCCCATCTATAATGGCTATTTTATCGCAGATTTCAGCCTCTTCCATATAATGAGTGGTTAGAAAAATCGTTATATTTCTTTCTTTTTGAAGTTTAATAATATATTCCCAAATATGAGCTCTGGTTTGAGGATCAAGGCCTGTTGTAGGTTCATCTAGAAATAGTACTTTGGGATAATGAATTAACCCCCGTGCAATTTCAACACGACGTTTCATTCCTCCTGATAATGCCCCGACAATCTTTTTTCTCTCCTCTAATAAATCCACCAGTTCTAGAACAAATTGTATGCGTTCTTCTACTTCCTTTTTGGGAATATTATAAAAAACACAATGCATCTTTAGATTTTCCTCAATTGTCATTTTGCTATCTAGGGTTGAATCCTGAAACACCACGCCTATAACTGCTCTAACATCACTCTTTTGCTTGGTGACATCTTTCCCATCAATTAGAAGCGTCCCTGAGGATTTTTCAAAAATGGTACATAACGTATTGATCGTTGTACTCTTACCTGCTCCATTTGGCCCCAAAAAGGCAAAAACTGTCCCCTCCTCTACAGAAAAGGATATCTCCTTAACGGCTGTAAAATCTCCATATTTTTTCGTAAAATTTTCAACTTCAATAATGGCATTCATACGACTACATCTCCTTTTTAGTTATTGAACAAATTTAGCCGTTACTGATTCGCTGCAGATTTGCAGGCCGCCTAGATTTCCTTCATAAATAATGCGTCCACCCCGGCTTCCCCCTTCTGGGCCAATATCAATAATCCAATCGGCATTTCTAATCATATCTGTATTATGTTCAATAACAATCACAGTGTTTCCTCTATCTACAAGCTTATTTATAATGCTCAAGATTACTTTAACATCAGACATATGCAGCCCTGTCGTTGGCTCATCAAGAATATAAATATTACCTTTAGCGCCTAATTCTTTGGCAAGCTTTAGTCTTTGGCATTCTCCTCCTGATAAAGTATCAAGCGATTGCCCCAGTGTCAGATACGAAAGGCCAACTGTATTGATACCTTTTAATTTGCTCTTTATTTTATTATCATTAAAAATTTCTAAAGCCTCTTCTGCTGTTGTTCCCATCATTTCTACGATATTTTTACCCTTATAGAGATATTTAAGCACATCTGTCCTATAACGGGTTCCATTGCATTCTGTGCATTCTACCTCTATGACATCCATAAACGACATATTGAGGGTTTTAAAACCTGTTCCATTACAAGCTGGACATGCACCAATGGAATTATAACTAAATAATCCTTTTTCTACACCGTTTTCTTTTGCAAACAAGGCTCTAATCTCATCCATAATCCCCAAATACGTAGCTGAATTCGACCTGGCCGTCTGGTGCACTGGACTTTGACTAATAACAATACTTTCAGGAAATTCTTTTGCAAATACGCCGTTAACTAAAGAACTTTTCCCTGATCCCGCAACACCTGTAACTACTGTAAATAATCCTTTTGGGATATTTAGACTAATGTTTTTAAGGTTATGCAAACTACTTTTTGTGCTCCTATAAAATTCTTGCGGTATGCGACCGGATTGGTTTACTTTAGATTCTTGCACCAGACATTTAGCTGTCAAAGTAGATGATTTTAAGAAATCCTTATAGGCTCCACTAAACATAATGGTCCCCCCATGGGAGCCTGCTCCTGGACCCACATCTACAACATGATCCGCAATAGGAATAACATCAGGATCATGTTCTACAATTAAAACTGTATTCCCCTTATCCCGTATTTTAACTAATAAATCATTTATTTTATTCACATCATGAGGATGTAAGCCTGTACTGGGTTCATCAAAAACATATATCAGCCCATTAAGATTGCCTGATAAGTGCTTGACCATTTTAACCCGCTGTGATTCTCCCCCTGACAGAGTGGTTGTCTCTCTTGTTAAAGTTAAATAGGAAAGTCCTATATCGCATAAACTTTGCACTTTTTCCCTAACATCTTGAATCAAATGATTGGCTTCTCTAATATCCCAACTCCCTAAAACCGCGACTAGTTTTTCCAGTTCCATATCGGTTAGATCATAGATAGAATATCCGTTTATCTTAGATGTAAAAACTAATTCATGATATCTTTTGCCATTGCAAGTTGGACAAATGCAGCTTATGCCAAATTCATTTATCTTTTTTGTACTAGCCTTCGTTGCATCTTTATCTGTATTGACAGTCGTTCTCATAAATCTTTCAACCAAACCTTCATAGGTTACGTTCATATCATTTAATAAAAATTGTCCTGTCAATTTTTGTGCGGGTGCATAGACTAATTTTTCAAATTCTTCCTTAGAAAAATCTTTAATTTTTTTATCAGTATCAAAAAATCCAGACTCCGCATAGACCTTCCAGTAATAGGACCCCACCTTAAATCCAGGAAGTAAAATAGCCCCTTCGTTTAATGATTTGTCTTGATCTAGCGCTGCATCCACATTGAGGGTAATAACCCTTCCAATACCTTCACACTGTGGGCACATGCCTTGTGGATCATTAAATGAGTAGGCATTGGCATAGCCAATACTGGGTGTTGCAAACCTTGAATACAATAGTCTGAGTAAGGAATTAATATCTGTAGCTGTCCCTAATGTTGAACGTGCATTCCCTCCAATTCTTTTCTGATCAACAATGATCGCAGGGGAAAGATTCTTAATATCATCTACCTTAGGTCTGCGGTATTTAGGCAGAAATTTTCTCACAAAGCTATTATACGTTTCATTCAGTTGTCTCCCCGACTCTTGTGCTATAATATCGAAAACTATGGAGGACTTGCCCGATCCTGATACGCCTGTAAAAACAGTAATCTTTCCTTTTGGAATTTTCAAATTAATATTTTTAAGGTTATTCTCGCTACCACCTATTATTTCAATATAATTATTTTGCATAGACTTCTCCTATTCTAAATGATAATCTTCTCTAAGAAGAAATGAATTGATGCACTTAAGCCGGCCGACTTACTGAAAATAGTCTACCAGTTAAAGTATCTCTGTGGCAAGTTATTTCTTTTGTTTTTTGTTTATTTTGTTCAAAACACCCACGGTAATAGGTTAATTTTTTTAGGTATTTTGTATATTTTAACCACAAAAATTATATCTAGTAATCGTATGTCCCCGCCTAATCAAGACCATTGCAATGTACAGTTGTACTTAAATTACAAAATCCTCGAAGCCAGATTATCTCTAGATTCGAGGATCTTTATTATTTATTCAAAAAACAAGTGACGCAATATACTTCTCCATCTTCATTATTGCCAGATACAATCTTCAATTCTTGACCACACTTTACACATTTTGAAATAGTAAATTCCTCTTCTTCACAATCACTCCTATAATTCTCACACGTTAATTCACACGTATCCTCTTCACACTCCAAACAATTCTCAGATGGAGCCCCATATTCACATTCATATTCTTCAGCGATACCGTTTTTATCGCTATCACTTGCATCGATAATGCTCTTAAGATTCTTACAACTGCTACAAATACATTCACTCATCCTATTACCTCCACTTCCCTTTTAAATAACCCCATTTGAGAACAAGAATAGATCATTAAGGCTATCCATATTAAACCAAAGCTAATCATATCCACCGCAGTAAACACTTCATGAAACACAAAAATCCCAATAAAGAGACTTATTGTAGGTGCAATATATTGGGTAAATCCAAGCACTGACAAAGGAAGCCTTTTTGCGCCACTTGAAAATAACAATAGTGGTACAGCTGTAACTACACCCGATCCTATAAGGAGAAGTATGACACCTATATGCTCTCTGCCAAAAGCACCTCCCCCACTCATCTGTCTTGCTGTAATATATAGTGCAGCAACTGGAACAAGCATAGTCGTTTCAATCGTAAGTCCAACTATAGAGTTAGCTCTAATAAACTTCTTCATCATACCATATAATCCAAATGAAACAGCAAGCCCCAAGGAAACCCATGGTATTTTACCATATTGTAAGGTTTTAATAATGACACCCACAGAAGCAAGCAAAAGTGCTCCTGCTTGCCAGTAATTTAACTTTTCCTTGAATACTAACATTCCCAAAACCACTGCAAACAGTGGATTGATATAATATCCTAAGCTTGCATCTACAATCTTATCCGAATTGACAGCCCATATATACAAGCCCCAGTTAAAGGCAATTAGAATTGATGCAATAAATATATAAAACATTTGCTTCTTATCCTTCATGATAAGCTTTAATGCTTTCCACTCTCTGGTCGTAGCTATAATAACCATTGTAAATACAAAAGCCCACAAAATTCTGTGTGATAAAATCTCTATAGAAAACACACTGTCTATCAGCTTCCAATAGATAGGCAGAATCCCCCATAATGTGTATGCTACAACTGCATATATTACACCATAAATCCTCTCATTCCTCATTTATTCTCCCTCTTTTCTTTGTTTATTTTTTATGTATTAACCTAAACACTTCTAGGAAATTAGCCCAAGCTTGATTCTAAATAAGTAAAAAAAGCCATAAGAAATATTATTTAAATATCTCCTAGGCTTTTATCCTTCCGTGTACACGCTTTACTGTGCGTTTTCTCTCGGACCTGCCAGTCAAAACTGCGGAACCCTAGAAAACTATATCGGTATTATATTCCTATAAAAATTACAATTTACATAGTAACTTTAACATAATAAAGGAACTAATACAACCTAATTATCTTTATAGCATTAAGTAATCCTGACTGCCTTATTTACATCTCAACAAGTTTTTAACTCTAAAATACAGATTGTAGAGCCGTCAGCCGTGGAAGTGAAATACCAAGCATTCTTGCATCAGCAAGTACATCCTTCGGAAAAAAGCCAGCTGTATCAAGATTAAACTGATCGCTCTCAAACATTCCACTCATAATATCCCTTGCTATACTACCTTTAGCCATAGCCTTTTTAAGAATAAGTCCAATTATTCCTGATGGTAAATACATGGCCAAATAGGTACCAAGGCTTATTTTGCCCCCTTTCGCCCTAATTAACGGAAGCATTTCACGTACTAGAATAATTGTTTCTTTAAGATTTACCGTAGAGTCAAAAACTTTATCGTATCCCCCTATTTTCAATGCTTGAGCTGCAATACCAGCATTGATTACAAAATGAACTAACAGCCAACTATGAAAATCTTTTCTTTGAGCTATTGAAAATCCTGCTTTTTCAAATAGAATACGAACATTTTGATACCGTTTGGTAACACTTGTATCCCCCACAAAACCCATATAAATCATTTTCATAAAACCACCATTTAAAGTACCTGCCGAGGAGTAACCCCCTCCTGCTCCTGGGAATCCCCATACCACCTGATCTTTTGGAAGCAGTGAAACTACTTTTTGTGGATCAATCCAAAGATTATTAAACATCAATACGGTGGCTTTGTTAACACGTGATACTAAAAAATCAAGAACACCATCTAGCTGATAATGATTCACACTAACTACAATTAAGTCATAATCATGATCGGGTGCTAGTTCTTCTCTCATCGTAATGGACCATTTTTCTTTTACTAAAGTACGCTTCTTTCTACCATCTATTATGTTTAAATCAACCAGTGGACCATATTGTGCTGCCCTTCCTGGTCTGACATAAAACTCTACCTCATTCCCCGCTTTTTTGAGTGCCCATGCATACTGCGTAGCAATTACCCCACGTCCAACCATTAATATTTTCATTATGTATTCCTCCTAGAAAGTTTTTAAATTTATAGCTTCATATTTAAAAACATTCTATAGCTCACCACTTATTTTGTCAATAAGTTTTTTAATTAACAGCTCAATATTTAAAAACTAATCTCTTTATGCTATAATAAGCTTATTAAAATTTACAAATATATCATAGAGGTAATACACATGAATAAATACGAAATAAGAACTCAAAAAAAGAAAGATGCTATCATCCATGCAGCCTTGGCCCTATTCAAAGAAAAAGGATATACCAATGTAAGCATCAATGAAATAGCTTCCTTATCAGGTATTTCTACGGTTTCTATCTATAACTATTTTAATAATAAAGAGGGTTTAATTGCAGAATCTATAAATATTTTGATGAAAAAGAGCATTCAAATGACACTAGACGTTTTAGAAGAAAAAATAAGCTTTAAAGAAAAACTTCTTAAGGCAGTCACTATCTGTTCTAATACTCACGAGCAGCTATTAGGTGAATATTTTTCTCCAGAAGCATTAGATGATAAAGTACTCGTAAACTTGTGTACTGAAAATGTAAATAAAATTCGAACAGATATTCTAATGAAATTTGTAGAATCAGGCAAAGATGAAGGGGCAATTGACCCCTCTATTTCTACACAGACAATAATGGAATATATAAATGCCATCACAAAAATGCAGCTATCTTGGACCACAGCTAGCAATTTCAAAGAAAAGGGACTTGAACTCTTTCACCTTATTTTATACGGACTAATCGGACGCTAAAATGCATTCTATAACTTATTTCCCCTTAAACTTAAATAACCCACGAACTCTAATGAATTATCAGAAATTCGTGGGTTATAACCATAGAGGTGACCCCTGGTAATACTACTCTCTATTTTTTAAACTACAAATTTTATAGTTATCTACTCAATTGCCTATATTTGCCGGCATTCCAATATAGAAGATATTATTTAGGGAATCTTCCTTTTCAAGACATATATCATATTGAGAAGATAAATATCCAGAAAGTTTAAAGGGGAGAACGATTACCATGTCTATGAAATATCTTAAATATTGTCCAGAACTTAATCAAATAACAGGCAGTATCAATGCAACTATTCTTTTATTACAACTCGAATATTGGTTTACAAAAATGACAGGAGATAAATTTTATAAATTTCTAGATATTTGTGAACACGAACTCTACAAAAAAGGAGATAGCTGGGTAGAAGAGCTAGGCTTTAGCAAACAAGAATTCCGTACTGCTTTTTCAAAAATTGGCAAGGTTTATACATCTAAAAAAGCCTTTAAAGAAAGCAAAGATCTCTTTAGCGGCAAATACTATGCTTCCTACTACGACCGCATCAAAGGACTTACATACTATATTCGAAATGACACTAAATTAAGTGAACTATTTCATGATGACTCAAACAAAATCTCATATTCTGAAGAGAAAAGCACCGAAAACACAGAAGAGGTTCTACGCACACCACAAAACATAATCCCCGCAAATCCAAAAACTCCATCTCCATTATCAGTAGATTACAACAAATTATTAACATCAGTAAAAGACACACATACTCCAAAAGTGTGTGTGCCTTACGAAACGATTAAAACCCTTTTTAACCAATACTGCCCATCTTATCCTCGTCTTACACTCCTTACTGCCAAAAGAAAAACCCTGCTCAAAAAGCTATGGCACGACCTGGGACAAACTCTGGATAACTTTAAACAAGCCTTTTTACTCGCCCAAAACAGCGACTTTCTAAGCGGTCGTCTAGGCACCTTTAGAGCTAGTTTTGATTGGCTGATTCAAGAGGACAAGTTCATTGCCCTCTTAGAAGGCTGCTACACCAATAACCGCCATCAAAACCAATCATCATCAACCCCCTCTGCCCCTAAGCCTGATTCTAAGTTTATAACTATGTATTCCCACCATTGGGATTTTGAAGAGCTGGAAAAACTCGAAGATCAGTATATCGATAGACAGATCGCTAAATACTCAACCATCTCATCAGCCTTAGATTAATTTCTATAAAACAAGCCTCTCGGGTATAAACCTTATCTTATACAAAAAAGCACATCTATCATCTTACACATTCTAACAAAAGTCGAGTAGCACCCGATGCCCTAGTATGCTACTTCTTTTAAATTATGCTTGAATTGTGTGGCGCAGGGAACCATAGGCGAGAGGTAGCACCTTTAGCTCCTTGAGCCTTGCTACTATTTCAATATACTCATGATACACATTGATATCCTTTTCCAATTTATATTTCCATAACCTCTATTGAGCCGCCTTGAAGTTCTTCAATATCTTTTAAAAATGCTGTTTCTTGACTGCTGCAGAATGAAACTGCAGTACCACCCATCCCAGCTCTTCCTGT from Cellulosilyticum sp. I15G10I2 includes these protein-coding regions:
- the trhA gene encoding PAQR family membrane homeostasis protein TrhA codes for the protein MNKLKIVVVRKHFSLGEEIAHSIAHGIGMLLGIAALVLLVIKGMRMNDTLYTVSMVIYSVSLIMLYGCSMVYHGFPEGKVKNVFERMDHSSVYLLIAGTYTPFCLLAIGGTLGMVICSIQWGLAILGVVFKMMYIERFVKIHVLIYLLMGWMIVFFVGTLFQTMSPMGFLLLLAGGLCYSIGVLFFVFDWFKYHHFIWHLFVLAGSILLFFSIYMYV
- a CDS encoding MBL fold metallo-hydrolase, with protein sequence MNKINILEIKVGFNDETNKIYPVIIEGEEEMILVDCGYPNFLSVIEQEAIIRGIDIKKLSKIIITHHDFDHIGSLAAFKRKYPSIKVMASIDDAKYINGSKKSLRLQQAESIYDFLSEGEKEGAKTFHSILESVEPCAVDICVKDKDFFDCCGGIEIVTTPGHMPGHMSIYIKTNRTLIAGDALVIENNMLAIANTQYTLDMVAAKESIIKLMKYEIDRIICYHGGLYKNDIKKSLSSIISS
- a CDS encoding CD3324 family protein, producing MKYEKAQNLLPKDIIELLQQYADGQYIYIPRKAENKKGWGENSGYKNEIKKRNMEIINKHLKGTPIKALAKQYYLTENSIRRILRAYKI
- a CDS encoding YdeI/OmpD-associated family protein — its product is MCFGWIDGVKKKNSKNKLVQRLSPRNKKSSWTELNKERVRRLEKLRLMTDEGRKVLPDMSSHSFTIDRFIEKRLKEDVLVYENFMNFPELYRRVRIDTIQQVKNQQELFMKRLDKFIQNTKQGKMYGSWNDNGRLIN
- a CDS encoding ABC transporter permease codes for the protein MNTIFALWKRGLKAFVRNKTGLIFSLIFPFFFVYVFSAIFKNDAIDNPIAYMLSGVIITTVFESSLNLASTTVDDMVSGFMKEVLVSPAKRIAVAMGQLLSAATVATVQGILILVIGLFIGIKFTTWTTPIYILIVMISIGLVFSGVGLFMATKVRNGQTFQIVKTAVTMPFTFLSGAYIPISMLPGGLRYIAYINPMTYATACFRMIVLEKTNLSMAQLVKEGLAININGFIVTPVMSFAIIVFIGVIFLVLSTISFVKTDFSRLNRSATDASAIWS
- a CDS encoding ABC transporter ATP-binding protein; this translates as MNAIIEVENFTKKYGDFTAVKEISFSVEEGTVFAFLGPNGAGKSTTINTLCTIFEKSSGTLLIDGKDVTKQKSDVRAVIGVVFQDSTLDSKMTIEENLKMHCVFYNIPKKEVEERIQFVLELVDLLEERKKIVGALSGGMKRRVEIARGLIHYPKVLFLDEPTTGLDPQTRAHIWEYIIKLQKERNITIFLTTHYMEEAEICDKIAIIDGGVIVAHDTPYALKKMYTKDKAYINTKNEVELEQLLEQYELGYVKKEGYYKVEAEDLEGLLQLISVHKADITNIEIKKGTFNDVFLEITGKKIREEA
- a CDS encoding ATP-binding cassette domain-containing protein gives rise to the protein MQNNYIEIIGGSENNLKNINLKIPKGKITVFTGVSGSGKSSIVFDIIAQESGRQLNETYNSFVRKFLPKYRRPKVDDIKNLSPAIIVDQKRIGGNARSTLGTATDINSLLRLLYSRFATPSIGYANAYSFNDPQGMCPQCEGIGRVITLNVDAALDQDKSLNEGAILLPGFKVGSYYWKVYAESGFFDTDKKIKDFSKEEFEKLVYAPAQKLTGQFLLNDMNVTYEGLVERFMRTTVNTDKDATKASTKKINEFGISCICPTCNGKRYHELVFTSKINGYSIYDLTDMELEKLVAVLGSWDIREANHLIQDVREKVQSLCDIGLSYLTLTRETTTLSGGESQRVKMVKHLSGNLNGLIYVFDEPSTGLHPHDVNKINDLLVKIRDKGNTVLIVEHDPDVIPIADHVVDVGPGAGSHGGTIMFSGAYKDFLKSSTLTAKCLVQESKVNQSGRIPQEFYRSTKSSLHNLKNISLNIPKGLFTVVTGVAGSGKSSLVNGVFAKEFPESIVISQSPVHQTARSNSATYLGIMDEIRALFAKENGVEKGLFSYNSIGACPACNGTGFKTLNMSFMDVIEVECTECNGTRYRTDVLKYLYKGKNIVEMMGTTAEEALEIFNDNKIKSKLKGINTVGLSYLTLGQSLDTLSGGECQRLKLAKELGAKGNIYILDEPTTGLHMSDVKVILSIINKLVDRGNTVIVIEHNTDMIRNADWIIDIGPEGGSRGGRIIYEGNLGGLQICSESVTAKFVQ
- the rarD gene encoding EamA family transporter RarD gives rise to the protein MRNERIYGVIYAVVAYTLWGILPIYWKLIDSVFSIEILSHRILWAFVFTMVIIATTREWKALKLIMKDKKQMFYIFIASILIAFNWGLYIWAVNSDKIVDASLGYYINPLFAVVLGMLVFKEKLNYWQAGALLLASVGVIIKTLQYGKIPWVSLGLAVSFGLYGMMKKFIRANSIVGLTIETTMLVPVAALYITARQMSGGGAFGREHIGVILLLIGSGVVTAVPLLLFSSGAKRLPLSVLGFTQYIAPTISLFIGIFVFHEVFTAVDMISFGLIWIALMIYSCSQMGLFKREVEVIG
- a CDS encoding ketopantoate reductase family protein, with the protein product MKILMVGRGVIATQYAWALKKAGNEVEFYVRPGRAAQYGPLVDLNIIDGRKKRTLVKEKWSITMREELAPDHDYDLIVVSVNHYQLDGVLDFLVSRVNKATVLMFNNLWIDPQKVVSLLPKDQVVWGFPGAGGGYSSAGTLNGGFMKMIYMGFVGDTSVTKRYQNVRILFEKAGFSIAQRKDFHSWLLVHFVINAGIAAQALKIGGYDKVFDSTVNLKETIILVREMLPLIRAKGGKISLGTYLAMYLPSGIIGLILKKAMAKGSIARDIMSGMFESDQFNLDTAGFFPKDVLADARMLGISLPRLTALQSVF
- a CDS encoding TetR/AcrR family transcriptional regulator — encoded protein: MNKYEIRTQKKKDAIIHAALALFKEKGYTNVSINEIASLSGISTVSIYNYFNNKEGLIAESINILMKKSIQMTLDVLEEKISFKEKLLKAVTICSNTHEQLLGEYFSPEALDDKVLVNLCTENVNKIRTDILMKFVESGKDEGAIDPSISTQTIMEYINAITKMQLSWTTASNFKEKGLELFHLILYGLIGR